Part of the Jatrophihabitans sp. GAS493 genome, ACCAGGCTGGTGACGAGCGCAAGTGCGACGACCACCAGCAGGACCAGGCCGGTGTGGGAGGTGGAGCCGCCGAGGCTGGCGATCGCGTAGAGGAAGAGCGAGATGAGGACGGCACCCCACAGGATTCCGCCGACCCAGAAGACCCCGGGATTGTCGGCCGCCGTGTGTGACCAGGACTTCAGTAGCAGGTGCGGAGGCAGTGACTTGACGTCGACTGGCTCGGTGGAGTCAGCCGGTCGGGCGGAGATCGCTTCCGTGCGCACGGCCGGGGCAGCCTGGTTGAAGGCCGGAGGTGCCAGCGGAGTCGAGGCCGTCGGAATCAGCGCTGGATGGGTGGTCGCCTCGGCTTCGTCGTCGGTCGCGTCGACTGCCGGCTCGCTGACCGTCTCGTTGGGCTGCTCCGGGACCTGCTCGGACGGGTGCGCAACCATGTCCAACCCGGAGTGCGCACGCGCGGGCTCATCGGTAAGCCCGGGCTCGGGGGTGAGGTCGTAGGTACCCGGTTGAGCCGGCCGGGGGTGGGCCGACTCGACCTCCAACTCGTCCATGCCATCGAAGAGGTCGGGCCCACGGTGCTGGCCGGCGGCCTGGGTGGGCGGTATCCCGATGGGCGGTATCCCGATGGGCGGAATCGGGTACTGCACGATCACAGGTTCGGACCAGGAACTGCTCGCCGCCGCCAGCACCGGCGCGGGGGGCGCAGTGTGGGCCGCGCGGAGCGGTTCCGGCTCTGGCTCTGGCTCTGGTTCTGGGTCTGGTTCTGGTTCGGGCTCTGGTTCGGTTTCGAGCTCTGGTTCTGCCGGTGCCGCCGCCGGTTCGGCCGCTGCCTCCGCATCGGTCGGGGCTTCCGGCTTGGCCGGAGCACCAACGTCGATCGCTTCCGCGGCCTGAAACTCCTCTCGGGAGGCGGCCAGCGGGTCCACAAACTCGGTTGTTCCGGGATTCACGACGAGCATCCGCACGAAGGGAATCGGTGTCGGGGGTGCGGCGACCGACGGCGTGGGGGCCGCGGTAGCGAATACCGTCGAAGCGATCAGCGGCTCGGTTGCTATCGCGGCCTCCGCGACGGCGGGTTTTTCGGCGGCGACCGGGGCATCGGCGGCGACCGGGACTTCAGCAACTACTGGTTCGTCGGCGACGACTGGGACTTCAGCAACTACTGGGTCGTCGGCAACGACCGGTTCTTCGTGAGGGGGCCGGGTTTCGATGAAGCTGGATTCGAACCTGTCGACCGCGGGCGCAGGCGTGGCCTCCGGAGCGGGCGGAATGAATACGGGCTCGGGCTCGACCATGGCGACCGGCTCGATTGCCGGGATCGGCTCGGGCACGGCGATCACCTCGCGGTGCTTGACCGGTCCCGGCAGCCGGCTGATCGACGGCTGGCTCCCTATCGTCGCCGTACCCCCGGCCCCGCGAACCAGGAACTGGGTCTGCGGCCACCCCTGCGCCTGCTCGACCTGCGCAAGTTCGGCCGCGAACTCGGCAGCCGTCTCCGGACGGTGATCCTTGTCCTTCGACATCGCCGCGATGAGCAGATCGGAGAGCTGGACGGGCACGCCTTGGGCCAGCACCGGGCGCACCGGGTCTCGCAGAATCCGTAGGATCACCGACGCTGGCGACTCACCCTCGTAAGCACGAAAAGCGGACTGTCCGGAGACCAACTGGTAGAGGGTCGAGGCCAACTCATAGACGTCTGTCGCGGCGGAGGTCTGCTTCCCCTCCAGCAACTCCGGTGCGGCGTGCAGCGTGGTGAAGTCGAAGAGGCCGGCCGTCGTCTCGCTGGCCGACTGCAGCATCGCAACCCCGAAATCGGCCAGG contains:
- a CDS encoding protein kinase, which encodes MARWRRERGGETSLFPGFVDVSEIGIGSLATVFRAKESSTGRAVALKLLNVRDVSPRALESFHRESIALGALSSHPNIVTLYRTFQTPDGRPVLVLELCVGSVSDRIRGGEGMPADEAVSIAIKVSGALETAHRSQILHRDVKPQNILITEFGEPALADFGVAMLQSASETTAGLFDFTTLHAAPELLEGKQTSAATDVYELASTLYQLVSGQSAFRAYEGESPASVILRILRDPVRPVLAQGVPVQLSDLLIAAMSKDKDHRPETAAEFAAELAQVEQAQGWPQTQFLVRGAGGTATIGSQPSISRLPGPVKHREVIAVPEPIPAIEPVAMVEPEPVFIPPAPEATPAPAVDRFESSFIETRPPHEEPVVADDPVVAEVPVVADEPVVAEVPVAADAPVAAEKPAVAEAAIATEPLIASTVFATAAPTPSVAAPPTPIPFVRMLVVNPGTTEFVDPLAASREEFQAAEAIDVGAPAKPEAPTDAEAAAEPAAAPAEPELETEPEPEPEPDPEPEPEPEPEPLRAAHTAPPAPVLAAASSSWSEPVIVQYPIPPIGIPPIGIPPTQAAGQHRGPDLFDGMDELEVESAHPRPAQPGTYDLTPEPGLTDEPARAHSGLDMVAHPSEQVPEQPNETVSEPAVDATDDEAEATTHPALIPTASTPLAPPAFNQAAPAVRTEAISARPADSTEPVDVKSLPPHLLLKSWSHTAADNPGVFWVGGILWGAVLISLFLYAIASLGGSTSHTGLVLLVVVALALVTSLVCVKARRTLTVDDVGIRTRDGFRSVTLDWSDVRSIQLRPLPDSRTESDRSLLVAHATDDETLLWPTAGATTATNRLLAIVEGYQERYRIGESLAPRKSDRATH